In a genomic window of Canis lupus familiaris isolate Mischka breed German Shepherd chromosome 13, alternate assembly UU_Cfam_GSD_1.0, whole genome shotgun sequence:
- the ODF1 gene encoding outer dense fiber protein 1 yields the protein MAALSCLLDSVRRDIKKVDRELRQLRCIDECTRCLCDLYMHPYCCCDLHPYPYCLCYSKRARSCGLCDLYPCCLCDVKLYCLRPSLRSLERKAIRAIEDEKRELAKLRRTTNRILASSCCSSNILGSVNVCGFEPDQVKVRVKDGKVCVSAERENRYDCLGSKKYSYMNICKEFSLPPCVDEKDVTYSYGLGSCVKIESPCYPCTSPCNPCNPCSPCSPCSPCNPCNPCDPCSPCYPCGSRFSCRKMIL from the exons ATGGCTGCACTGAGTTGTCTTCTGGACAGTGTTAGAAGGGACATAAAGAAGGTGGACCGAGAACTGAGGCAGTTGAGATGCATTGACGAATGTACACGGTGTCTGTGCGACCTGTACATGCACCCGTACTGCTGCTGCGACCTGCACCCCTACCCCTACTGCCTGTGCTACTCGAAGCGAGCGCGCTCCTGCGGCCTGTGTGATCTCTACCCGTGCTGCCTGTGCGACGTCAAGCTCTACTGTCTGCGACCATCTCTCAGAAGTTTGGAGAGGAAAGCCATTAGAGCCAtagaagatgaaaagagagagcTTGCCAA ACTGAGAAGAACAACAAATAGAATTCTGGCCTCCTCTTGCTGTAGCAGTAACATTTTAGGATCAGTAAACGTGTGCGGCTTTGAGCCTGATCAAGTCAAAGTCCGGGTGAAGGACGGCAAGGTGTGCGTGTCGGCCGAGCGGGAGAACAGATACGACTGCCTCGGGTCGAAAAAGTACAGCTACATGAACATCTGCAAAGAGTTCAGCCTGCCGCCGTGCGTGGACGAGAAAGACGTGACTTACTCCTATGGGCTGGGGAGTTGCGTCAAGATTGAGTCTCCATGCTACCCCTGCACGTCTCCCTGCAACCCCTGCAACCCCTGCAGTCCTTgtagcccctgcagcccctgtaACCCCTGCAACCCCTGTGACCCTTGCAGCCCATGCTATCCCTGCGGGAGCCGATTTTCCTGTAGAAAGATGATTTTGTAA